The following coding sequences lie in one Conexivisphaerales archaeon genomic window:
- a CDS encoding AAA family ATPase yields the protein MHSDRLIICITGMPGAGKTTAISGLNRLEFESVSMGDVVREEAKKRGFGLDAEGQRRTQKLLRDEGGPGAIAELCARKIVERGLKRVLIDGVRSIEEVKTFSRIGTVKILCIHASPPKRFEYLSTRGRKDDPRDREEFERRDNTELALGVGNVIALADRVVENEVISVEELQRSVEKIVGNWLS from the coding sequence TTGCATTCTGACAGGCTGATAATCTGCATCACAGGCATGCCAGGGGCTGGTAAGACAACAGCCATCTCAGGACTCAATCGGCTTGAGTTTGAGAGCGTCAGCATGGGAGATGTGGTAAGAGAAGAAGCAAAGAAAAGAGGATTCGGCCTCGATGCTGAGGGGCAGAGAAGGACTCAGAAGCTTCTGAGAGATGAGGGAGGTCCTGGTGCGATAGCCGAGCTGTGCGCAAGAAAGATAGTCGAAAGAGGGTTGAAGAGGGTACTGATCGATGGCGTAAGGTCGATCGAAGAGGTAAAGACCTTCAGCAGGATAGGCACTGTCAAGATACTCTGCATTCATGCTTCGCCTCCAAAGAGGTTCGAGTATCTTAGCACGAGAGGACGTAAGGATGACCCGAGGGATAGAGAGGAGTTTGAGAGGAGGGATAACACAGAGCTGGCTCTAGGGGTCGGCAACGTTATAGCCCTGGCAGACAGGGTTGTTGAGAACGAAGTGATATCTGTCGAAGAATTGCAGAGAAGTGTTGAAAAGATAGTTGGTAACTGGCTATCTTGA
- the rnz gene encoding ribonuclease Z: protein MFRVTVLGSSAAMPSRSRGLPSIAVEREGELFLFDCGEGTQRQLISANISKYQPDTIIISHSHGDHVLGIFGLLLSMSLHGREKPVKLIAPSKVKEMVDFVLGRLNSNLGYDVEFTEVRQGVLLKSDEYVIRAARASHHDEAYSFRLDERERPGKFYPEKAMALGIPRGPLWQKLQHGRSVWLNGKKIRPEEVVGPPRRGRSFGYSGDTRPVKRLQNFFNGVDLLIFDSTYSEEYAEEARRFGHSTAAEAAKLAAAAGVGKLVLTHFSQRISQVSKMVEEARKYHEDVVAAEDLSQFEIPLHL, encoded by the coding sequence TTGTTCAGAGTTACAGTCCTCGGGAGCTCTGCTGCGATGCCTAGCAGAAGCAGGGGTTTGCCCAGCATAGCGGTTGAAAGAGAGGGAGAGCTATTCCTCTTCGACTGTGGTGAAGGTACACAAAGGCAACTTATCAGTGCCAACATTTCAAAGTACCAGCCAGATACGATAATCATAAGTCACTCACATGGAGACCATGTGCTCGGCATCTTCGGCCTTCTTCTGAGCATGTCTCTGCATGGAAGAGAGAAGCCCGTGAAGCTCATAGCACCTTCAAAAGTCAAAGAGATGGTCGATTTTGTCCTTGGGAGACTGAATTCAAACCTGGGGTATGATGTGGAGTTCACAGAGGTAAGACAGGGAGTCTTGCTCAAGAGTGATGAATATGTGATAAGAGCTGCCAGAGCTTCCCACCATGATGAAGCGTACAGCTTCAGACTTGACGAGAGGGAGAGACCTGGTAAATTCTACCCTGAGAAGGCTATGGCTTTAGGGATACCTAGGGGTCCTTTGTGGCAGAAGCTCCAGCATGGCAGAAGTGTGTGGCTGAACGGAAAGAAGATAAGGCCTGAAGAAGTGGTTGGGCCTCCAAGAAGGGGGAGAAGCTTCGGGTATTCAGGAGATACAAGACCTGTCAAGAGACTGCAGAACTTCTTCAATGGTGTGGACCTGCTCATATTCGACAGCACTTATTCAGAGGAGTATGCAGAAGAAGCCAGGAGGTTTGGACATTCCACAGCTGCTGAGGCTGCAAAGCTGGCTGCTGCTGCCGGGGTAGGAAAGCTGGTGTTAACACACTTCAGCCAGAGGATAAGCCAAGTGAGCAAAATGGTCGAAGAAGCAAGAAAATACCATGAGGATGTTGTTGCTGCAGAGGATTTATCGCAGTTCGAGATACCTCTTCACCTATGA
- a CDS encoding ribose-phosphate pyrophosphokinase: MDDFCVVAGPSSKEIAKKMAEELRARLVDVEYKRFPDGENYVRIPEPWIAKFAVLVQTTSPPQDSNLMQLFLISDLLREMGSRVVAVVPYLAYARQHRMYLNGEAISVRTVAKLLEASGVVRFLTVDIHNVEGLGYFSIPANSLSAVPVLAEYVKSNVDTSNLIAIAPDEGAKVRVETFAARVGCDYLIMEKSRDRVTGKVSSHFKGEVQLNGKNAIIVDDLISTGGSIAEASRILKMNGVADIRVACTHAVLADSAASRMKEAGVKEIIATDTIPSQYSKVSVSHLLSDFIRRL; this comes from the coding sequence TTGGACGATTTTTGCGTCGTGGCTGGTCCTTCATCAAAGGAAATTGCTAAGAAGATGGCAGAGGAGCTTCGTGCAAGACTTGTCGATGTAGAGTACAAAAGGTTTCCTGACGGTGAGAACTACGTAAGGATACCTGAGCCTTGGATAGCGAAGTTTGCTGTACTGGTTCAGACCACCTCTCCTCCCCAGGATTCAAACCTGATGCAGCTCTTCCTGATTTCAGACCTTCTCAGAGAAATGGGAAGCAGGGTTGTCGCTGTAGTACCATATCTTGCTTATGCCAGGCAGCACAGGATGTACCTGAACGGAGAAGCGATAAGCGTCAGGACGGTTGCAAAGCTTCTGGAGGCTTCGGGCGTTGTCAGGTTTCTTACAGTTGACATACACAACGTCGAAGGACTCGGGTATTTCAGCATCCCAGCCAACAGCCTCTCAGCTGTGCCTGTTCTCGCAGAATACGTCAAGAGCAATGTTGACACTTCAAACCTGATCGCAATAGCACCTGATGAAGGTGCAAAGGTGAGGGTGGAAACTTTTGCAGCAAGGGTAGGATGCGATTATCTCATCATGGAGAAGAGCAGGGATAGGGTGACAGGAAAGGTCAGCAGTCATTTCAAGGGCGAAGTCCAGCTGAATGGTAAAAATGCGATAATAGTTGATGACCTGATCTCGACTGGAGGGTCAATCGCTGAAGCATCAAGGATCCTGAAGATGAACGGAGTCGCTGACATCAGAGTTGCATGTACCCATGCAGTTCTGGCTGATTCTGCTGCGTCGAGAATGAAAGAAGCAGGTGTGAAGGAGATAATCGCAACAGACACAATCCCGAGCCAGTACAGCAAGGTGAGCGTCAGTCATTTACTCAGCGACTTTATCAGGAGGCTTTGA
- a CDS encoding transposase, with amino-acid sequence MSTQTCPECGSSMSYDLATKHFTCKKCGLYVTREQLYDLRIKIRERVENDKRKRRQMQDDYLEWWLSSKH; translated from the coding sequence ATGTCGACGCAAACCTGTCCAGAATGCGGAAGTTCAATGTCTTATGACCTCGCCACCAAACACTTCACCTGCAAGAAGTGCGGGCTCTATGTTACAAGGGAACAGCTTTATGACCTCAGGATAAAGATCAGAGAAAGGGTTGAAAACGACAAGAGAAAGAGAAGACAGATGCAGGACGATTACCTAGAGTGGTGGCTTTCATCTAAGCATTGA
- a CDS encoding molybdopterin-binding protein has translation MTSQQVLAEILCVGNEILMGRTLDTNSNWLSRRLYEIGARVRRITVVGDDVGEIAAAVEEACNRKEEWLIVTGGLGPTYDDKTLQGIAQAAKVPLVFSEEAMRMVQESVKRRGITTLQAVDEKTVSEGRRKMATIPENSRPLQNPVGTAPGVLVRVKDTNVVSLPGVPDEMKGIFDTYVADMISSRKQVVRGIDVTVYGVPEAAMAGIISELVSRYPDIYIKTHPAGYERVSKVIVQFTGRGVNAGEVDDAVKAFKEWLDKRNSNYELTFNA, from the coding sequence ATGACTTCGCAGCAGGTGCTGGCTGAGATTCTCTGCGTTGGTAATGAAATACTTATGGGGAGAACTCTTGACACGAACTCGAACTGGTTGAGCAGAAGATTGTATGAGATAGGAGCCAGAGTTAGGAGGATAACTGTTGTAGGCGATGACGTTGGCGAAATTGCTGCAGCTGTTGAAGAAGCCTGCAACAGGAAAGAGGAATGGTTGATAGTCACTGGAGGTCTCGGGCCTACTTACGATGATAAGACTCTCCAGGGTATAGCTCAGGCTGCAAAAGTGCCTCTGGTTTTCAGCGAAGAGGCGATGAGGATGGTTCAGGAGTCTGTGAAGAGGAGGGGGATCACTACCCTTCAGGCCGTAGACGAGAAGACTGTATCAGAAGGAAGGAGAAAGATGGCAACTATACCTGAAAATTCAAGACCGCTTCAGAACCCTGTAGGTACTGCTCCAGGTGTACTCGTCAGGGTGAAAGACACGAATGTTGTCAGCTTGCCTGGTGTCCCTGACGAAATGAAGGGTATATTCGATACCTATGTTGCAGATATGATTTCATCCCGCAAGCAGGTTGTGAGGGGGATAGATGTGACAGTCTATGGCGTCCCTGAAGCTGCAATGGCCGGTATAATATCTGAACTTGTCAGCAGGTATCCTGATATTTACATAAAGACGCATCCTGCAGGTTACGAAAGAGTGAGCAAGGTGATAGTTCAGTTCACGGGCAGAGGTGTTAATGCAGGCGAAGTAGATGATGCTGTAAAAGCCTTTAAGGAATGGCTGGATAAAAGAAACTCGAACTACGAGCTGACGTTCAATGCTTAG
- a CDS encoding ATP/GTP-binding protein → MAFNQTFKRILTLASSSIAMYSVFVVGTAGCGKSLLTKSLKDWFVMKGANVITVNLDPGAESLPYDPDVDVRLYVDIHELMQRYQLGPNGALVLATDMVATKLNELQDDVDSYRADYAIFDSPGQVELFAFRPSGQVIAKGLSSEERALLFVYDAWLCNSPENFLALSLLASSVKLRFSIPLVSVLNKIDLAKQEAEKVLSWSSEPERLLDDLSSSLKGEDHLLYTYLADALVKGEFIERLIPVSAATTEGIEDISGSLSMLFRGGEESFE, encoded by the coding sequence ATGGCATTCAACCAAACATTCAAAAGGATATTAACTTTAGCCAGCTCTTCTATAGCCATGTACAGTGTTTTTGTCGTCGGTACAGCCGGCTGCGGAAAGAGCCTTCTGACCAAATCTCTGAAGGACTGGTTCGTTATGAAAGGAGCCAATGTCATAACAGTCAATCTTGACCCAGGTGCAGAATCTCTGCCGTATGACCCGGATGTGGACGTAAGGCTTTATGTCGATATCCATGAGTTGATGCAGAGGTACCAGCTCGGACCCAATGGTGCACTTGTGCTTGCGACAGATATGGTTGCAACGAAGCTGAACGAGCTTCAGGATGATGTGGATTCCTACAGGGCTGATTATGCTATATTCGACTCACCCGGTCAGGTCGAGCTCTTTGCATTCAGGCCTAGCGGTCAGGTCATTGCAAAGGGCCTTTCATCAGAAGAAAGGGCCCTTCTCTTCGTCTATGATGCATGGCTCTGCAATTCGCCTGAAAACTTTCTTGCTCTGTCTTTGCTTGCTTCCTCTGTCAAGCTCAGGTTCTCGATACCTTTGGTATCAGTTCTGAACAAAATAGACCTTGCAAAGCAGGAAGCTGAAAAGGTACTATCATGGTCTTCAGAACCAGAAAGGCTGCTCGATGACCTCTCTTCATCGCTTAAAGGGGAGGACCATTTGCTCTACACGTATCTTGCCGACGCTCTTGTGAAGGGGGAATTCATAGAAAGACTGATTCCTGTTTCTGCAGCAACTACAGAAGGAATTGAAGATATAAGCGGCAGTCTCTCGATGCTCTTCCGCGGGGGAGAAGAATCGTTTGAGTAA
- a CDS encoding site-2 protease family protein, producing the protein MSQLDGEGEDSSEGFRHVEFKFPLLLIKTRRGRNLMDRLAGNRLTPALGNFYLYIMPVIAAAMIYLALFAIFRYLTTPALSQFVRSLGPQANLLLPGLNPYLPIVYGWIALLTAMIVHEASHGIMARRQGFMVKDSGLIFLLFIPIGAFVELDEEELKRASPGTAGRILAAGAGSNFVVAAVSLLLMLLVVSTYIPVSAPSGIAVVTVEPNSPTYLAGLRAGDILVALNSTTLNTTVQLSQFMASTHPGEVLTITYQHAGIMESSQLVLASNPNNRSIGYLGITPAENPSLVLKSFLAFSPLSISRYFVFPSLVASQVPFSQQMQMFYTSSLGVLAFPLTNLLFWMWFVNLNLALFNALPLGPFDGGVAFRHLLRAITHADWDSKIVRNTSNVVSVLMLFIVFALLTIPYLI; encoded by the coding sequence TTGAGCCAGTTAGATGGAGAAGGAGAAGATTCATCCGAGGGATTCAGGCATGTAGAATTCAAGTTCCCTCTTCTGCTGATCAAGACAAGAAGGGGGAGAAACCTGATGGACAGGCTTGCAGGAAACAGACTGACACCAGCATTAGGAAATTTCTACCTCTACATCATGCCTGTCATAGCTGCAGCGATGATATATCTGGCTCTGTTTGCAATATTCAGGTATCTGACAACACCAGCCTTGAGCCAGTTCGTCAGAAGCTTAGGGCCACAGGCAAACTTGTTACTTCCAGGTCTCAACCCATACCTCCCTATTGTCTACGGATGGATAGCACTGCTGACTGCTATGATAGTCCACGAGGCTTCACATGGGATAATGGCAAGAAGGCAGGGATTTATGGTCAAGGATTCTGGCCTGATCTTTCTTTTGTTCATACCTATAGGAGCGTTTGTGGAGCTTGATGAAGAGGAGCTGAAAAGGGCATCCCCAGGAACTGCGGGAAGAATACTTGCAGCAGGCGCAGGAAGCAACTTCGTTGTTGCTGCCGTATCTTTACTTCTCATGCTGCTTGTCGTATCAACGTATATTCCAGTATCAGCGCCAAGTGGCATAGCTGTTGTTACTGTTGAACCAAATTCCCCTACTTACCTTGCTGGCCTGCGAGCAGGAGACATACTTGTTGCTCTGAATTCGACAACCCTCAATACAACTGTGCAGCTGAGCCAATTCATGGCCAGTACACACCCGGGAGAGGTTCTGACAATTACATACCAGCACGCAGGAATTATGGAAAGCAGTCAGCTGGTTCTGGCTTCAAATCCTAACAACAGGTCGATAGGCTACCTTGGCATAACCCCGGCAGAGAATCCTTCTCTGGTTCTGAAGAGCTTTCTTGCATTCTCTCCTCTTTCCATCTCGAGGTACTTTGTCTTTCCGAGCCTTGTCGCATCACAGGTTCCTTTCAGCCAGCAGATGCAGATGTTCTACACAAGCTCTCTCGGAGTGCTTGCTTTTCCTCTGACTAACTTGCTCTTCTGGATGTGGTTCGTCAACCTTAACCTTGCACTCTTCAACGCTCTACCTCTTGGTCCTTTTGACGGAGGAGTTGCATTCAGGCATTTGCTCAGAGCAATAACTCATGCAGACTGGGACAGCAAGATTGTAAGGAATACGAGCAACGTTGTAAGTGTGCTGATGCTATTCATCGTCTTCGCGCTGTTAACGATACCATACCTAATTTGA
- a CDS encoding CDC48 family AAA ATPase, which produces MSAETVNLKVLEAYTRDVGRGVARVDYDVMDSLGASTGDVLEVRGKRKTVAKCLPLYPSDEGRGIIRIDGLTRNNSGVAIGDTVAVRKIKAVPAEKVIVAPLENIPPIDERYITDALEGVPVTRGDNIMVPYFGGRLTFQVVGLTPSAEAAIISQRTVFQLSEKGELLRGVPQVTYEDIGGLKDEIQKIREMVELPLRHPELFERLGIEAPKGVLLYGPPGTGKTLLAKAVANETNAHFISISGPEIMSKFYGESEARLREIFKEAKEKSPTIIFIDEIDSIAPKREEVTGEVERRVVSQLLSLMDGLEGRGKVVVIAATNRPNAIDPALRRPGRFDREIEIKVPDKKGRLEILQIHTRHMPLTSDVDLNRLASVTHGYVGADLEYLCKEAAMKTLRRNLPEIKLDEEKIPPETLNKLQVSMSDFEEALREITPSAMREVYLETPDVHWNEIGGLEQVKKELQEAVEWPMKYPDAYKRLGYNIPKGILLYGPSGTGKTMLAKAVATESSANFISVRGPELLSKWVGESEKAVREVFRKARQASPCIIFFDEVDALAPIRGVSSDSMVTERVVSQLLTELDGIQPLTGVVVLAATNRIDMVDPALLRAGRYDKLIYVPLPDRAARLEILKIHSAGKPLAGDVNFEKIAEATDGFSGADLASVINTAVSLVLQDFLSKYPDPEDAKKHVNEAAISMQYLEDAVKKVRASREGKLIEKAPVPYYR; this is translated from the coding sequence TTGAGCGCAGAAACAGTTAATCTGAAAGTGCTGGAAGCATACACAAGAGATGTTGGTAGAGGTGTGGCAAGAGTCGATTATGACGTAATGGATTCCCTCGGCGCTTCGACAGGTGATGTGCTTGAAGTAAGAGGCAAGAGAAAGACTGTTGCAAAGTGTTTGCCTCTCTACCCCTCTGACGAAGGAAGAGGTATAATCAGGATAGATGGTCTGACAAGGAACAATTCTGGTGTTGCAATAGGAGATACTGTTGCAGTCAGAAAGATAAAGGCTGTTCCAGCTGAAAAGGTTATAGTGGCGCCTCTTGAGAATATTCCCCCTATCGACGAGAGATACATAACTGATGCTCTTGAAGGAGTTCCTGTAACAAGGGGGGACAACATAATGGTCCCCTACTTTGGCGGTAGACTGACGTTTCAGGTTGTTGGACTTACACCGAGTGCTGAGGCTGCTATAATCAGCCAGAGGACTGTCTTCCAGCTTTCAGAAAAAGGTGAGCTGCTTAGAGGTGTACCTCAGGTAACCTATGAGGACATAGGAGGCCTGAAGGATGAAATACAGAAGATAAGGGAGATGGTTGAGCTCCCGCTAAGACACCCGGAGCTGTTCGAGAGGTTAGGCATCGAGGCACCAAAGGGTGTACTGCTCTATGGTCCTCCAGGAACTGGCAAGACCCTTCTTGCAAAAGCTGTTGCTAACGAAACAAACGCTCACTTCATAAGCATAAGCGGTCCAGAGATCATGAGCAAGTTCTACGGTGAGTCTGAAGCGAGGCTGAGGGAGATATTCAAGGAGGCAAAGGAAAAATCTCCCACAATCATATTCATAGACGAGATAGACTCGATAGCTCCAAAGAGAGAGGAAGTTACTGGTGAGGTTGAAAGAAGGGTTGTTTCACAGCTCCTTTCGCTGATGGATGGCCTTGAAGGAAGGGGCAAAGTTGTCGTAATCGCTGCAACAAACAGACCGAACGCAATAGACCCAGCTCTTCGCAGGCCGGGAAGGTTCGACAGGGAGATAGAGATCAAGGTCCCTGACAAGAAGGGGAGGCTTGAAATCCTGCAGATTCACACCAGGCATATGCCCCTGACAAGCGATGTGGACCTGAACAGACTGGCATCAGTTACACATGGCTACGTAGGAGCTGACCTTGAGTATCTGTGCAAGGAAGCAGCGATGAAGACGCTGAGGAGGAATCTGCCAGAGATCAAGCTTGATGAAGAGAAGATACCGCCTGAGACTCTGAACAAGCTTCAGGTGTCTATGTCAGACTTTGAAGAAGCTCTCAGAGAGATAACCCCGTCAGCGATGAGGGAGGTATACCTCGAAACACCTGATGTGCACTGGAACGAAATAGGAGGGCTTGAACAGGTGAAGAAGGAGCTGCAGGAAGCTGTAGAATGGCCGATGAAGTATCCGGATGCTTACAAGAGGTTGGGCTACAACATTCCAAAGGGGATTCTGCTGTACGGACCATCCGGTACAGGCAAGACTATGCTTGCAAAGGCTGTGGCGACTGAAAGTTCTGCTAACTTCATATCAGTCAGAGGCCCAGAACTTCTCAGCAAGTGGGTCGGCGAGTCGGAGAAGGCTGTGAGAGAAGTCTTCAGGAAGGCTAGGCAGGCTTCTCCGTGCATAATATTCTTTGATGAGGTCGATGCACTTGCACCGATAAGAGGTGTCAGCTCTGACAGCATGGTGACAGAAAGGGTTGTCAGCCAGTTACTTACAGAGCTTGATGGTATACAGCCTTTAACGGGAGTAGTCGTTCTTGCAGCGACAAACAGGATAGATATGGTGGACCCAGCTCTGCTCAGGGCAGGAAGGTATGACAAGCTGATCTATGTGCCTCTGCCTGATAGAGCGGCAAGGCTTGAGATACTGAAGATACATTCAGCTGGCAAGCCATTGGCAGGAGATGTAAACTTCGAAAAGATAGCCGAAGCAACAGATGGGTTCAGCGGAGCTGACCTGGCTTCAGTAATAAACACAGCAGTCTCGCTAGTTCTACAGGACTTCCTGAGCAAGTACCCCGACCCTGAAGATGCTAAAAAGCATGTTAACGAAGCCGCAATCTCGATGCAGTACCTTGAGGATGCAGTTAAGAAGGTCAGGGCATCAAGGGAAGGAAAGCTGATAGAGAAGGCTCCTGTGCCATACTACAGATAA
- a CDS encoding Hsp20 family protein, which yields MGEDFNPDFFDDIDELLEEMEKEIEEMIKNFRKERAEFFKKPYVKGFTFEFENGRPVFRTFGDVRSEEEIREPLVEQFISRDTLNVIAEMPGVEKESINLQADEDNISIEAKSEDRVYKTHVKLKNAVDPDSGEATYKNGILEIKFRLRGNGNKAYKQLDVE from the coding sequence GTGGGAGAAGACTTCAATCCGGATTTCTTCGACGATATAGACGAGCTTCTTGAAGAGATGGAGAAGGAAATAGAAGAGATGATTAAGAACTTCAGAAAGGAGAGAGCAGAATTTTTCAAAAAGCCTTACGTAAAGGGGTTCACATTCGAGTTTGAAAACGGCAGACCTGTTTTCAGAACTTTCGGGGATGTACGTTCAGAGGAAGAAATAAGGGAGCCTCTTGTCGAGCAGTTCATCAGCAGAGATACTCTGAACGTTATTGCCGAAATGCCTGGAGTGGAGAAGGAATCGATAAACCTGCAGGCTGACGAAGACAACATTTCGATAGAAGCGAAGTCAGAGGACAGGGTATATAAGACGCACGTAAAGTTAAAGAACGCTGTGGACCCAGACTCAGGTGAAGCAACGTATAAGAATGGTATACTTGAGATAAAGTTCAGATTGCGTGGTAACGGTAATAAAGCCTATAAGCAACTTGATGTTGAGTAG
- a CDS encoding iron-sulfur cluster assembly protein, protein MDKEQMTNEIWEKLNYVVDPEIGVPIVELNLVEKLEISDDGEVYTEVRMTTPVCPAMFAYQIAEDIKRSILEVEGVKSVKVKIKDHYMADVINENINAQDNSQIQKEEGM, encoded by the coding sequence ATGGACAAGGAACAGATGACAAACGAGATATGGGAGAAGCTGAATTATGTCGTCGACCCTGAAATAGGAGTGCCCATAGTGGAGCTTAACCTGGTTGAGAAGCTGGAGATAAGCGATGATGGTGAAGTCTACACAGAGGTCAGAATGACTACACCTGTCTGCCCTGCTATGTTTGCATATCAGATAGCAGAAGATATCAAAAGGTCGATACTAGAAGTTGAAGGGGTCAAGAGTGTTAAGGTCAAGATCAAGGACCACTATATGGCAGATGTGATAAACGAGAACATAAATGCTCAGGATAATTCACAGATTCAGAAGGAAGAAGGAATGTAG